A region from the Benincasa hispida cultivar B227 chromosome 10, ASM972705v1, whole genome shotgun sequence genome encodes:
- the LOC120088933 gene encoding uncharacterized protein LOC120088933: MQQRALSSFRATNDHDHCNIMIFSTPTQEPRGRRSPPSRSSILMDDSNAGLLPISDPRFSTKKRDHNSRYRFAERWIHLIPLILLLILFILWWSSYPVNMVIKDGAISAVYTNDQFPEAPKYIDHVELAVLGDAGMQIASSPLNVTSIGDRDLRIPSKVD; this comes from the exons ATGCAGCAGAGAGCCTTGAGTTCTTTCCGAGCAACAAATGATCACGATCATTGCAACATAATGATCTTCAGCACTCCAACACAAGAACCACGAGGAAGACGCTCTCCACCAAGCAGATCATCAATATTAATGGACGATTCCAACGCCGGTCTTCTTCCAATTTCCGATCCTCGTTTCAGCACAAAGAAACGAGATCACAATTCGCGCTACAGATTCGCCGAGAGGTGGATTCATTTGATTCCTTTGATTCTGCTCCTCATCCTCTTCATTCTCTGGTGGTCCTCTTATCCAG TGAATATGGTGATCAAGGATGGAGCAATTAGCGCAGTTTATACAAACGACCAGTTTCCGGAGGCGCCGAAGTACATTGATCATGTCGAACTTGCCGTGTTAGGAGATGCCGGAATGCAGATTGCTTCGAGTCCTTTGAATGTAACCAGCATTGGCGATCGAGATTTACGGATACCGAGTAAGGTTGATTGA